One Cervus elaphus chromosome 28, mCerEla1.1, whole genome shotgun sequence DNA segment encodes these proteins:
- the LOC122685380 gene encoding transmembrane protein 230-like, whose product MLGQPTAWSGGRWVDALALAPPPAAWPRASSAPTRWVIVPTRINVAAGMPSGKVRYAKLPSPDGGHINSQKETSPAKESLKPKRCPGVGRPHVLEKSRTDIPFKAIACAFSQFLVGAFLIITGCLLLAGCISKVGANRAFPVLTVGILVFLPGFYYLIVAYRAYRGCPGCSFRDLPDFDY is encoded by the coding sequence ATGCTGGGGCAGCCCACCGCGTGGTCAGGCGGCCGTTGGGTGGACGCCCTGGCCTTGGCGCCTCCGCCCGCTGCGTGGCCACGGGCAAGCTCCGCGCCCACTCGTTGGGTTATCGTGCCCACTCGCATCAACGTGGCTGCTGGCATGCCCAGCGGCAAAGTGAGATACGCAAAGCTCCCCAGTCCCGACGGCGGACATATTAACAGTCAGAAGGAAACTTCACCTGCCAAGGAGAGCTTAAAGCCGAAAAGATGCCCAGGTGTCGGAAGACCTCATGTATTGGAGAAAAGCCGTACTGACATTCCTTTTAAGGCCATCGCCTGCGCCTTCTCACAGTTTTTGGTTGGTGCTTTTCTCATTATTACGGGCTGCCTCCTGCTGGCAGGCTGTATCAGCAAAGTGGGCGCCAATCGAGCCTTCCCAGTCCTGACTGTCGGCATCCTGGTGTTCCTCCCCGGGTTTTACTACCTGATCGTCGCCTACAGAGCCTACCGAGGCTGCCCGGGCTGCTCCTTCCGTGACCTTCCGGACTTTGATTActag